ataacAATTATAAGGAAAGGCATGCACATTTTTAGAAATTGTAAGGGTTGGTTTTACCTGTATTTAAGCCACATCTTCAAGgaagtttatataattatccagCCTTTGGATCAGTGACTCAAGTGTAAGCTTGAGTTTTCAGTcaatttttatgttgatatCCAATAATTTCTATGATGAACCGAGCAACTAAATTTAGTTGTTACAACATCATATGTCAGGAATATGCACTTAGATGCAAGTAGATCGAACCTTTTGATAGATACCACAATCAATAAATGTTGGTTAGGCTTGTACAACTGCGTCACAACAGTAATTTGGGCAGCACCCTGATTGTTGCTTTATTTGATTGCAGGGAAGAATGAGGACAAATTAACatattggaaaaagaaagaaatggacCTGATGGTAACAAGCGTGCCGGGCATGGAGAGGGTTCTCCGGCGACGCGACATTCCAAGATTTTGCCAAGTAGAAGACATTAATCACCCTGGACTACAGACCATGAAAACAGAGACTAGAAGAACTATCGATGCCAGCGGACTCATACTCAATACATTTGAAGATCTGGAAGGGCcaattcttgatgaaatcCGCAAACACATTCCCAACCTATATTCCATCGGCCCCCTCCATGCACTTTTGAAAGCCGGGCTGGAGTCTGAAGGAATGGAATCATCGCGCAATCGTTCGAGCAGTTTTTGGGAGGAAGACCAAAACTGCATTGCCTGGCTTGACTCTCAGCCTGCCAGCTCTGTGATATATGTGAGCTTTGGAAGTGTTACAATATTGACAAGGGATGAACTGTTGGAATTCTGGTACGGGCTGGTTAATAGCGGGCACAGATTCTTGTGGGTAATAAGGCCTGATTCCATCATTGGAAACGATAACGGGAATGGGAATGAGATTCCAGTGGAGCTAGAGGAAGGTACCAAGTCAAGAGGGTACATGGTGGGATGGGTGCCGCAGCAGCAAGTTCTAGCCCATCCAGCAATCGGTGCGTTTTTCACGCACAGTGGATGGAATTCGACCCTGGAAAGTATTACATTAGGCCTGCCAATGCTGTGTTGGGCTTACTTTGCGGATCAGATAACAAATAGTAGGTTCGTAAGTGAGGTGTGGAAGGTTGGGTTGGACATGAAAGATACCTGTGATAGAATCATAGTGGAGAAGATGGTGAAGGAAGTGATGGAGGTGAGGAGGGAAGAATTCTTGGAGAGGGCTGATAGTATGGCGACTTTGGCAAGGAAGGCGATCTCTGAAGGGGGGTCATCTTACTTGAATTTGAATGGATTGATTGAGTTTTTGAAGTCGACAGTGTCTTGAGCTTGGTTTAGTAATTTGATGGATGTGTCCAATGTTTGCATTTGGATGTTTACCAATAATTGAGGAACATGTGAACTGCCCATAGGTTTATGTTGCACCAAATGAACttgataaacttttaattaatttgatacactctcacaaaaagaaaacatagtTGAACCTGAAACTACTCTGAGATTACAGgtaatttttctccaaatgaACTTGGTTGagatgaaatttcaaattgaatatgtattaaatgtaaaataaaagtgtaattatgataattgatatgatatataaaatgtgTTAAATAagtcattataataattaatatcacatatttttttctagagCAGCAAGGtctgtttaaaatattttgttttagatCGATGAAATTACACAACCGACATTATTAAACACAGTCCATTAGATGAAATACAAACatgatgtttgattttgtttttaacttgttttggggtgttttgtggagatagagagagaaaaacaaagataaataaaaataagttaaagatagtgtgtatgtttaaattattttttgagataatataaaataagtatgatatatttaatattgggCAGTTAccagacaaaaattactattcattgtcaaattatgtctctttttatatgtatttatatataaatatatataatttatttaattgtgaattaattaaaataaatattattttttaattaattgtactttttgaacaaaaaataattaaaattactttaaaataatcaaaaatatatctaaaacttaaaaatcaaacaaatcgaatatattctatattttgatcaatctCAAATATGAgccaaaatcaaaaccaaacattaaaATGTTTGAGGGAAACATGTACTCTGTTTCTTTGttcaaaactcaaaatccataattttattgcaCAAATACAACATTTTTACAACTCAATTACACAATTTTCACAACTATTTGCATACGTGAATCAGAGCAACGGCTTCAAGCTTAAAATCCACACAACTGCAGTACAGAATTAAGCAGAAATGTCAATGGCCTTCACCTCTGGCTTCTTCACCTCCTCCTTTGGCACCGTGACTGTCAGCACCCCATTCTCCATTGCCGCCTTCACCTGATCCAACTTGGCATTCTCCGGCAGCCTGAAGCGGCGGAGGAACTTCCCGCTGCTCCTCTCCACCCGGTGCCATTTCTCATTCTTCTCCTCCTGCTCTTTGCTTCTCTCCCCACTTATCTGCAGAATTCTCCCATCCTCAACCTCCACTTTAACTTCCTCTTTCTTCAACCCAGGAACGTCCACCTTGAACACATGGGTTTCCGGCGTCTCTTTCCAGTCGATGCGGGCGTTGGCGATGGCCCTGGTTTCTCGAGCGGAGGGTGGGAGATTGGCGACGGCTGTGGAGAAAGGGAAGCCCTCAAAGGGATCCCAAGCATCCAGCGAGAATGGATCGAAGACGTTGCTCCGGCGGTTGCCAAAGAAGCTTGGAATCAGAGACATTTTGTTACTTTTGGGCAAGAACAGCGGACGGCTTAGTGTGATTGATGAAGAGTGAGTCGTAAAACTTTCTTATGCCAAGGCTTGTTCGAATCTTTCTTGTAGAATTTGGTTGAAGGAGCAGGCTTATTTATATGGGCTAGCAAACGATTCTCGCACTTTCATGTATATTCCAAAAATCACGCTTTCAGTCACCATCGGAATCTTCTAGATAAAACTCACTTCTTTCTGCAAGCTTCTATATCCTTCTTTAAGCAGGGTCAGGAAGCATAAGAATCTCCACAGAGGGCAAACTTCAATTCAAATTTgcattgaattttctgttataaattttattttatgttacttCATTTGATGTacacatgtatataaaataataggatgaatagcaatttacgtcctataatattaaaaataagcacatcattcttttatgaaaaaaatatagcaattatccccctatactttttaaaataaagcaatttaactCCTTATatatggaggtaaattgcttcattttaaaaatcatataggggtaaattattgtattttaaaaaatacaaagagataAATCCAAACTGATTcgaatcaaatttaatcaaatcaaaactaaatttatgatgaataaatatatttattgtataattgataCACAAGTCAAAGAAAATAGTTAATCATGTGACAAATGCatgagtaataaattaatttaaataaatatgattttaataataatttttcgtcCCTTTAGCAATTGGCATATCTTGAGCTACTTGGCCCATccaaaattacacaaaagtAGGGACAAGTTAAATTGTATCTTTTATTGCAATAATTGTGACAtcgattttatatatacatcatataaatttttttaggtgAAATTAATGAcgtaattttgatatatatatatatatatacttattgtgTATATGTAAATTCTTGTTAGAGTGTTTGATGggaacaaatatatattgtaactTGTGctaattttcacataattggaccttaattttttgaatagtaagtcaattataaaacttttggCATCAGAAGTACAATTCTGAACACAATGCATGAGCAGAGTAGTTTATGGATTAGGCAGTGACAAATACAAACATgtgtacataattaattttgttaactgaacaaaaaaatgataaaaagttattaacaaatgaatgagagaaataagaaaataccgaaaaagaaatagagaatAATAAGCTAATTTAAAAGAGTTGATTTATGAAGAgtaaaaagttgataaaaagAGGATAAGGACATCCTGttggaaaaatcaaaacatgCGCGCGGATAAACAATCGATCAATGGAAAATTATACAACACAATGACACAAACCATCAATCTAACTGTGGAGATGAGCGACCGGGAAACCGCCATGGAGTTGCCGCCCcacattctcatttttcctGTTCCACTACAAGGCCACGTCAACTCCATGCTCAACCTGGCGGAGCTCCTCTGCCTCTCCGGCCTCCACGTCACCATTCTCCTCTCCGACTACACCCACAACCGCCTCCTCCGCCACGCCACCCTCCGGTCCCGGTTCTCCCGCCACAGCGGATTCCGGGTGGCCACCATCTCCGACGGCCTCCCTCCCGATCACCCCCGAGTGGGAGAGCGAATCGTGGATATGGCGTTGAGCCTCAAACAAATTGGTGGGTCACAGTTCCGCCGCCTGATGGAGTCGACTGATGGGCTGAGTGAGGGCGGCGCTATGAGGCGCGTGAGCTGCTTAATCATGGACGGGGTGTTGAGCTTTGCTATTTCGGTGGTTGAAGAAATGGGGATTCCTTACATCTACTTCAGAACGATCAGCGCGTGTGCCTTCTGGCCGTATTTCTGTATTCAAGAGATTATGGACGCCGGCGAGGTCCCTTTGAGAGGTAATCTTTACCATGGCACCTCTTTCCGAAGATTCAGTTGCTATGGATGATccattaatttgattatctGTTTAGTGAAAGGATTGATTGCTCATAgggttataaatataaattaatatgctcattggtttttcttttttccgaaaaggaaaagataaaGAGTGATATACTAAATACTAAttgttttaattgaaataattttaaaatgccACTTTAACACTAacagaatataattttaaattctcaTCACAAGttaaaaagtgtaaaaatttgaaagaaaatattgttatattatgattaaatagcGTAAACTTGAATTGTAGCAAGGTTTGAAACGTATCATTTTTAGGGGTTTTACTTgtatttaaacaaaatcttTAAGGaagtttatgtatttttaggGCAAACTTGAATCTTGTACAATTCTTATGTTGATGTCAATAAATTTCTGTGATGAACATAAGAGGTAGATTTAGTCTGACTACAGTAAATTTCAGGAATAGCACCCTAATTGTTTGCTTTACTCGATTCAGGGAAGAATGAAGACAAATTGACATactggaaaaagaaagaaatggacATGATGGTAACAAGCGTGCCGGGAATGGAGAGGTTTCTCCGGCGACGCGACATTCCAAGATTTTTCGGAGTAGCAAATGCTGATGATCCTACATTCAAGACCATGAAAACAGATACTAAAAAAACTGTTGAGGCCTGTGGACTCATACTCAATACATTTGAAGATCTGGAAGGGCcaattcttgatgaaatcCGTAAACACATTCCCAACCTGTATTCCATTGGCCCCCTCCATGCGCTTCTTAAAGCCCAGCTGGAGTCGAAAGGAATGGAATCATCGCACAATCATTCAAGCAGTTTTTGGGAGGAAGACCGTAGCTGCATTGCCTGGTTGGACTCTCAACCAACCTGCTCTGTGATATATGTGAGCTTCGGAAGTATTACAATATTAACGAGGGATGAATTGTTAGAGTTCTGGTATGGGCTGGTGAATAGTGGGCACAGATTCTTGTGGGTGATAAGGCCTGATTCTATCGTCGGAAACAACAGCGAGAACTGGAATGAGATTCCAGTGGAGCTAGAGGAAGGTACCAAGTCAAGAGGGTGCATGGTGGGATGGGTACCGCAACAAGAAGTTTTAGCCCATCCAGCAATCGGTGCATTTTTCACTCACAGTGGATGGAATTCGACCCTAGAAAGTATAGCAATAGGCCTGCCAATGATTTGTTGGGCTTATTTTGCTGATCAGACAACGAACAGTAGGTTTGTGAGTAAGGTGTGGAAAATTGGATTGGACATGAAAGATACTTGTGATAGGATCATAGTCGAGAAGATGGTGAAGGATGTGATGGATGTTAGGAGGGATGAATTCTTGGAGAGGGCTCATAGTATGGCAGTGTTGTCGGGGAAGGCGATCTCTGAAGGGGGATCTTCTTACTTGAATTTGAATCGATTGGTTGAGTTTTTGAAGTCGACGGTGTCATGAGCTTGCTCTCGTCATTTGCTCGATGTGGCCAATGTACTTCAAATGACAACTTGGGCTAACTCAGGTGATTAGAATATGTACTTTTTATGATCTTAGTTCTTGTAGATAGTATTCCTTGTAGAGATATAAACTGTGCCTAAAAGATTTAACGAGTGGTTGCAGCATCTTAGAATGGTTTGGAATATCAACCTCTACTCAAAACTTGTGCTTCAAGAAGCTAAAATCACCCAATATCTACCACCTTTGTATCTAATATCTGAATActcttcacttttttttaacactAATATGCTGTTTCTTTATTGATACTCAAACTTTACAATCTCACTGCACAAATACATCACTTTTACGACTAAAAAACACAGTTTCCCCAAATATATGCATACAATTGGGAATACAGTACCGTCATCAAACGTACACAACTGACACACAGATGTGCAAGCCTGGGAATTAAGCAGAGATGTCAATGGCCTTCACCTCTGGCTTCTTCACCTCCTCCTTTGGCACCGTGACTGTCAGCACCCCATTCTCCATTGCCGCCTTTACCTGATCCAACTTGGCATTCTCCGGCAGCCTGAAGCGGTGGAGGAATTTGCCGCTGCTCCTCTCCACGCGGTGCCATTTCTCATTCTTCTCCTCGTGCTCTTTGCTTCTCTCCCCGCTTATCTGTAGAATTGTGCCATCCTCAACCTCCACCTTAACTTCCTCTTTCTTCAATCCAGGAACATCCACCTTGAACACATGGGCCTCCGGCGTCTCTTTCCAGTCTATGCGAGCGTTGGCGACGGCGGTGGTGAAAGGGAAGCCCTCAAAGGGATTCCAGATATCCAATGAAAAGGGGTCGAAGACGTTGCTCCGGCGGTCGCCACTAAAGAAGCTTGGAATCAGAGACATTGCCTTAAATTTGCGCAAGAACGGCGAACAGCTTTGTTTGTTTGATCTTTCTTCTGCAAAGGCTTGTTGAAATCTTTGTTGTAGAACCTGTATGAAGGAGCACGCTTATTTATACGTGTGGGCAGATGATTCTCGCAGTTTCATGTATATTCTAATAATCGCGCTTTCAGTTTAGCCGCCGACAATATCTTgtacataaaagtaaaactCGTTCTCTCTATCCTTCCTTATTGACGTTATTACTTGCTAGTCAACTTTCATCTCGGTCTTCTTCAAaccaaaattttatcaaaaactaataataaataattacgtTACCCACTCATAGGATAATCATATTATAGAATCTACcccaaatatttgaataattattaggGGTAAGATTTTAAACCACTCAAATcgaactaatttttataatttatctttcaaattgcaatttttaatacaaaataaaatcgcATCACActtattgttttaatttatatatatatatatatatatataatattttgataaaattaaataattgtttagaaaaatttcatagaaaATTATAGAAGCCAGAATGATGAAATGAAGTAGGTGAAAGGTAGAGTTGTGGAGGTGCAGAAGGAGCAGGGCAAGAACACAAGAAGGAAGAGGTGGACGTAGTTGTTGTTTagtgttgcttttattttataaaagcgTGTTTGTAGcaattcatttttatgtataCGTTAGGAACTGTTGGTGTGAACCGTTGTTGTACTACTTCTTCTTGGTCACATTCTTGAGTACAGACCATCAAACTTGTCTTCAGTCAAGTTTTCTCATTTCacgaaaacaaaaatactgTTTGCATATAACTATCTGTATTCGactattaattacaaataattaaacaagaaaataaaaaagcctCCCATTCAAAACcgtttttcaatatttaaaaatgcaTACTTATTTATTGATGAGTAGTTAGCAGTGGCAgctaattatgaataaatttaaaagattaaagTGAGTCATTATTAGCAATAACAAGTCATTTGGTCAATATCACTTCTGATCCTTTAATTATGTGACTTATTCGGATTTGCTACTTCATATCAAAAAATGTGAGGAATTAAATAACATAGTGAAGGGAGCCAGCTATTGTTGGGGTGGATTTGCAACCTctcatttttctaataattaagcATCCCTCTCCCAAGTCCCAACTCTGTTGATCACTCCCACCCTCACCCTCACCCTCACCCTCGCCCTCCCCTACTGTGCTCAAAACAATCAAATTATCCAACTCAAACATTAATCTACCTGTGGAGATGAGCCATCCAGAAACTGACACGGAGTTGCCGCCGcacattctcatttttccGCTACCACTGCAAGGCCACGTCAACTCCATGCTCAACCTGGCGGAGCTCCTCTGTCTCTCCGGCCTCCACGTCACCATTCTCCTCTCCAATTACGCCCACAACCGCCTCCTCCGCCACGCCAGCCTCCGCTCCCTGTTCTCCCGCCACAGCGGATTCCGGGTGGCCACCTTCTCCGATGGCCTCCCTGCCGATCACCCCCGAGCGGGCGAGCGCCTCATGGATTTGGCGTTCAGCCTCAAAGAACTCGGTGGATCACAGTTCCGCCGCTTGATGGAGTCGACTGATGGGCTGAGTGATGGAGGCGCTAGGAGGGGCGTGAGCTGCCTGATCATTGACGGGTTGTTGAGCTTTATTATTTCGGTGGTAGAAGAAATGGGGATTCCTTACATCTACTTCAGGACGATCGGCGCGTGTTCCTTCTGGCCGCACTTCTGTATTCAAGAGATTATCGACGCCGGCGAGGTCCCTTTAAAAGGTAATCTTTACCATGGCAAACCTCTTACCGAAGATTCAATTGCTACCAAGGATCGATTAAATGTTGAAAAGGTTAATTGTTCATaggattattaaaataaaataactatgCTGTTATAGAAACTATAATATAAGTGATATACATATTCaatacaaatactaattattttaattgaaataactcTCAAAATGCACTTCTTAACGTTAtagaatataatttcaaattcttatcACGagttaaaaagtataaaaatttgaaaaaaaattagtataaagtgaatatattttattaaaaattgtgaaTTATGACATTAAATAGCGTAAATTTGACTTGCATCAAGGTTTGAAATGTATCATTTCATCAAGACAGTGATGATGATGGCACATTGTGTAATAAACTTACAACAAATGTAAGGCAGGCATATGCTTATATAGAAATTGTAGGGGTTTCACTTGTATTTAAACGAAATCTTTAAGGaagtttatgtatttttaggGCAAGCTTGAATTTTATACAGTTCTTACGTTGATGTCAATAAATTTCTGTGATGAACATAAGAGCTAGATTTAGTCTGTTACTACACTAAATCTCAGGAATAGCACCCTAATTGTTTGCTTTACTCGATTCAGGGAAGAATGAAGACAAACTGACatattggaaaaagaaagaaatggacATGATGGTAACAAGCGTGCCCGGAATGGAGAAGGTTCTCCGGCGACGAGACATTCCAAGATCTTTCGGAGTAGCAAACGGTGATGATCCTACATTCAAGACCATGAAAACAGATACTAAAAGAACTGTTGAGGCCTGTGGACTCATACTCAATACATTTGAAGATCTGGAAGCGCCAATTCTTGATCAAATCCGTAAACACATTCCCAACCTGTATTCCATCGGCCCCATCCATGCTCTTCTGAAAGACCGACTGGAGTCAGAGGGAATGGAATCATCGCACAATTATTCGAGCAGTCTTTGGGAGGAAGACCGTAGTTGCATTGCCTGGCTGGACTCTCAACCTACCTGCTCTGTGATTTATGTGAGCTTTGGAAGTATTACAACATTAACGAGGGATGAACTGTTGGAGTTCTGGTATGGGCTGGTGAATAGCGGGCACAAATTCTTGTGGGTAATGAGGCCTGATTCCATCAGCGGGAACGGGAATGAGATTCCAGTGGAGCTAGAGGAAGGTACCAAGTCAAGAGGGTGGATGGTGGGATGGGTGCCGCAACAGGAAGTTTTGGCCCATCCAGCAATCGGTGCATTTTTTACTCACAGTGGATGGAATTCAACCATAGAAAGTATAGCAATAGGCCTGCCAATGCTTTGTTGGCCTTATTTTGCAGATCAGATGACGAATAGTAGGTTTGTGAGTGAGGTGTGGAAGGTTGGATTGGACATGAAAGATACTTGTGATAGGATCACAGTCGAGAAGATGGTGAAGGAAGCGATGGATGTGAGGAGGGATGAATTCTCGAAGAGGGCTCATAATATGGCGATGTTGGCGAGGAAGGCGATCTCTGAAGGGGGAACTTCTTACTTGAATTTGAACCGATTGATTGAGTTTCTAAAGTCGACGGTGTCATGAGCTTGCTCTAGTCGATTGATTGATGTAGCCAATGTACATCAAATACAACTTGGGTTAACTCAAATGATTAGATCATGTACTTTGGATGATCTTTGTATTCGTTGTGGAGATAAAAACCTGTGCCTAAAAAGATTAAGGAGCGGTTGCAACATCTCAGAATagtttgtaatttcttttcagCTTTTTGGTTGTGGAGAAGTAATTGGTGAACGTTTTCCCTATCAACCTCTACTCAAAACTTGTGCTTCAAGAAGCTAATATCTACCACTTTTGTATCTAATTTCTGAATACtcttcacttttatttattgatactCAAACTTTACAATCTCACTGCACAGATACATCATTTTTTACAGCTCAAAAACACAATTTTCCCAAATATATGCATAGAATTGGGAATACAGTATAAGTCATCAAACATACACAACTGCCATACAGATATGCAAGCCTAGGAATTAAGCAGAAATGTCAATGGCCTTCACCTCTGGCTTCTTCACCTCCTCCTTTGGCACCGTGACTGTCAACACCCCATTCTCCATCGCCGCCTTTACCTGATCCAACTTCGCATTCTCCGGCAGCCTGAAGCGGCGGAGGAATTTGCCGCTGCTCCTCTCCACGCGGTGCCACTTGTCGTTCTTCTCCTCCTGCTCTTTGCTTCTCTCCCCGCTTATCTGCAGAATTGTGCCATCCTCAACCTCCACCTTAACTTCCTCTTTCTTCAATCCAGGAACATCCACCTTGAACACATGGGCCTCCGGCGTCTCTTTCCAGTCGATGCGAGCGTTGGCAATGGCGGTGGTTTCTCGAGTGGAGGAGGGGAGATTGGCGACGGCGGTGGAGAAAGGGAAGCCCTCAAAGGGATCCCAGATATCCAATGAAAAGGGATCGAAGACGTTGCTCCGGCGGTTGCCACCAAAGAAGCTTGGAATCAGAGACATTGTCTTAAATTTGTGCAAGAACAGAGGAACGGTTTTGTTTGTTGATCTTTCTTCTGCAAAGGCTTGTCGGAATCTTTGTTGTAGAACCTGTATGAAGGAGCACGCTTATTTATACCTGCGGGCGGATGATTCGCGCACATTCATGTGTATTCTAAGAATCGTGCTTTCAGTTTCAGCCACGCACAGTATCTTCTAGATAAAACTCGTTCTTTCCGCATGCCTCTATATCCTTCTTATTATTACTTGCTGGTCAACTTTGATATTCATCTTCTTCAATCCAAAActttgtcaaaatttaataaatacttacacatttacattttcatatataatcatattaaaatacagaccaaaatcttttttaaacttaaaaagaattaggggaaataaatttaaaattaagaatagaAAATCGTTATAtcggttttattatattttgttgattaCTATCTTTCTTCCACAtaagatgaaatattattgttcaaactaaaaattagtAAGTGATCAGTAAAATACTCcttatttttagtaataaaatctccaatgacaaaattgaattttattaataactttATCCAAAGCTAGAATATATAgcaaattgtcaaaattaggAATAAGGAAATCAGTATATTTACTCCAACTCTGAGATGGTTTGTGTATGTTGACCATTTTGCAAAACAGAATCATATTAACTAtcgtataaatatatttagatgaTTTAATGGTAAActacaattatttttccttaagTTTAGCATAGCTATCAATATAtgcgttgtttgaaaaaatatttatgtaatttttggatgtagctccaaaaattttaattgtatttttaaaaaataatagaacagactaggtgaatgaaaaaaaattccataaaaaattaatttttttaaaataaataaaattgtaattcatACTCAATGGGAACATCTAACGGATTTAGTTAATTGTTAGAATGTGGTTAAAATCAGGAAggcattaataattttttaaataaaaagagattatttattattattatcaaatttttttaaaaaaaacatgttaTAGTTTATCCTAAATTTAACTACCATGcgattattttagttaatttttaaatgcagagaaagccaaaaaaaaaaaaaaacaaacagatATTGTACAACCACGTGGGatcaatatatttcaattaaaaaaattcaaactctcataaatttattggacaaaaaataactATGTATGGAATTAAAGATGCAATTTTAGGTCTCGCATTACTCTAAcggaattttttatttcaatttatcttatattttttattctatttaaaatatataaatttttttcttaaatatattttttgtatatgataattaaaat
The window above is part of the Sesamum indicum cultivar Zhongzhi No. 13 linkage group LG7, S_indicum_v1.0, whole genome shotgun sequence genome. Proteins encoded here:
- the LOC105167101 gene encoding 7-deoxyloganetic acid glucosyltransferase-like, yielding MSRQESTAVSPPHVLIFPVPLQGHVNSMLNLAELLCLSGLHVTILLSDYTHNRLLRHASLQSRFSRHSGFRVVTISDGLPADHPRVGERIVDIVLSLKEVGGQQFRHLMESTDGLSDGGARRRVSCLIVDGVFRFAIPVVEEMGIPYIYFRTISACSFWPYFCLQEIIDAGEVPLKGKNEDKLTYWKKKEMDLMVTSVPGMERVLRRRDIPRFCQVEDINHPGLQTMKTETRRTIDASGLILNTFEDLEGPILDEIRKHIPNLYSIGPLHALLKAGLESEGMESSRNRSSSFWEEDQNCIAWLDSQPASSVIYVSFGSVTILTRDELLEFWYGLVNSGHRFLWVIRPDSIIGNDNGNGNEIPVELEEGTKSRGYMVGWVPQQQVLAHPAIGAFFTHSGWNSTLESITLGLPMLCWAYFADQITNSRFVSEVWKVGLDMKDTCDRIIVEKMVKEVMEVRREEFLERADSMATLARKAISEGGSSYLNLNGLIEFLKSTVS
- the LOC105167100 gene encoding 17.3 kDa class I heat shock protein-like — encoded protein: MSLIPSFFGNRRSNVFDPFSLDAWDPFEGFPFSTAVANLPPSARETRAIANARIDWKETPETHVFKVDVPGLKKEEVKVEVEDGRILQISGERSKEQEEKNEKWHRVERSSGKFLRRFRLPENAKLDQVKAAMENGVLTVTVPKEEVKKPEVKAIDISA
- the LOC105167106 gene encoding 7-deoxyloganetic acid glucosyltransferase-like, yielding MRADKQSINGKLYNTMTQTINLTVEMSDRETAMELPPHILIFPVPLQGHVNSMLNLAELLCLSGLHVTILLSDYTHNRLLRHATLRSRFSRHSGFRVATISDGLPPDHPRVGERIVDMALSLKQIGGSQFRRLMESTDGLSEGGAMRRVSCLIMDGVLSFAISVVEEMGIPYIYFRTISACAFWPYFCIQEIMDAGEVPLRGKNEDKLTYWKKKEMDMMVTSVPGMERFLRRRDIPRFFGVANADDPTFKTMKTDTKKTVEACGLILNTFEDLEGPILDEIRKHIPNLYSIGPLHALLKAQLESKGMESSHNHSSSFWEEDRSCIAWLDSQPTCSVIYVSFGSITILTRDELLEFWYGLVNSGHRFLWVIRPDSIVGNNSENWNEIPVELEEGTKSRGCMVGWVPQQEVLAHPAIGAFFTHSGWNSTLESIAIGLPMICWAYFADQTTNSRFVSKVWKIGLDMKDTCDRIIVEKMVKDVMDVRRDEFLERAHSMAVLSGKAISEGGSSYLNLNRLVEFLKSTVS
- the LOC105167107 gene encoding 18.2 kDa class I heat shock protein, whose amino-acid sequence is MSLIPSFFSGDRRSNVFDPFSLDIWNPFEGFPFTTAVANARIDWKETPEAHVFKVDVPGLKKEEVKVEVEDGTILQISGERSKEHEEKNEKWHRVERSSGKFLHRFRLPENAKLDQVKAAMENGVLTVTVPKEEVKKPEVKAIDISA
- the LOC105167108 gene encoding 7-deoxyloganetic acid glucosyltransferase-like yields the protein MSHPETDTELPPHILIFPLPLQGHVNSMLNLAELLCLSGLHVTILLSNYAHNRLLRHASLRSLFSRHSGFRVATFSDGLPADHPRAGERLMDLAFSLKELGGSQFRRLMESTDGLSDGGARRGVSCLIIDGLLSFIISVVEEMGIPYIYFRTIGACSFWPHFCIQEIIDAGEVPLKGKNEDKLTYWKKKEMDMMVTSVPGMEKVLRRRDIPRSFGVANGDDPTFKTMKTDTKRTVEACGLILNTFEDLEAPILDQIRKHIPNLYSIGPIHALLKDRLESEGMESSHNYSSSLWEEDRSCIAWLDSQPTCSVIYVSFGSITTLTRDELLEFWYGLVNSGHKFLWVMRPDSISGNGNEIPVELEEGTKSRGWMVGWVPQQEVLAHPAIGAFFTHSGWNSTIESIAIGLPMLCWPYFADQMTNSRFVSEVWKVGLDMKDTCDRITVEKMVKEAMDVRRDEFSKRAHNMAMLARKAISEGGTSYLNLNRLIEFLKSTVS
- the LOC105167109 gene encoding 17.3 kDa class I heat shock protein-like, with protein sequence MSLIPSFFGGNRRSNVFDPFSLDIWDPFEGFPFSTAVANLPSSTRETTAIANARIDWKETPEAHVFKVDVPGLKKEEVKVEVEDGTILQISGERSKEQEEKNDKWHRVERSSGKFLRRFRLPENAKLDQVKAAMENGVLTVTVPKEEVKKPEVKAIDISA